The following are encoded together in the Bactrocera neohumeralis isolate Rockhampton chromosome 6, APGP_CSIRO_Bneo_wtdbg2-racon-allhic-juicebox.fasta_v2, whole genome shotgun sequence genome:
- the LOC126761866 gene encoding ras-like protein 2, protein MSRNNTAQSGGSSVQTYKLVIVGGGGVGKSALTIQFIQSYFVTDYDPTIEDSYTKQCVIDDIPAKLDILDTAGQEEFSAMREQYMRSGEGFLLVFALNDHSSFDEIPKFQKQILRVKDRDEFPMLMVGNKCDLEQHRQVSLEEAQNVSRNLMIPYIECSAKARVNVDQAFHELVRIVRKFQLAERPFLEESYNRKSKRKCCVL, encoded by the exons atgtcgCGAAATAATACGGCCCAAAGCGGTGGATCATCTGTACAAACCTACAAATTAGTAATTGTTGGAGGTGGTGGTGTGGGAAAATCGGCATTAACAATACAGTTTATTCAG agCTACTTTGTTACTGACTATGATCCCACTATTGAAGACTCTTATACCAAACAATGTGTCATCGATGACATCCCAGCCAAGTTAGATA TTTTGGATACTGCCGGTCAAGAGGAATTTAGTGCTATGCGTGAGCAGTATATGCGCTCTGGTGAGGGTTTCCTGCTTGTGTTTGCTCTAAACGATCATTCCAGCTTTGATGAGATACCGAAATTCCAGAAGCAAATCCTACGCGTCAAGGATCGTGATGAATTTCCCATGTTGATGGTTGGCAACAAATGCGATCTGGAACAACATCGACAAGTGTCATTGGAGGAGGCGCAAAACGTAAGCAGAAATCTCATGATACCGTACATTGAATGCAGCGCAAAGGCGCGTGTCAATGTGGATCAAGCTTTTCATGAGCTTGTGCGAATCGTGCGGAAATTTCAATTAGCCGAACGTCCATTCTTGGAGGAGAGCTACAATAGGAAAAGCAAGCGAAAATGTTGCGTATTGTAA
- the LOC126761779 gene encoding adipokinetic hormone, translating into MNSTRTQLFAAMFLLFLAVVNCQLTFSPDWGKRSVGGSVGGGAAGFFDTQPSGNCKTSNEMLLEIFRFVQAEAQLFLDCKHRE; encoded by the exons ATGAATTCAACACGTACACAACTCTTCGCCGCCATGTTCTTGCTCTTCTTGGCTGTGGTCAACTGTCAG TTGACCTTCTCGCCAGACTGGGGCAAGCGTTCGGTGGGCGGCAGCGTGGGTGGCGGCGCAGCTGGCTTCTTCGACACACAGCCCAGCGGCAATTGCAAGACTTCCAATGAGATGCTGCTCGAAATATTCCGCTTTGTTCAG GCAGAGGCGCAACTTTTCCTGGACTGCAAGCATCGCGAGTAG